A window of the Streptomyces finlayi genome harbors these coding sequences:
- the argB gene encoding acetylglutamate kinase: protein MSTPARKHTALPKAQILIEALPWLTRHNGKTVVIKFGGNAMIDEELKAAFAQDVVFLRHAGLKPVVVHGGGPQISAQLDKQGLVSEFKAGLRVTTPEAMDVVRMVLAGQVQRELVGLLNQHGPLAVGMTGEDAHTITAVQHRPVIDGELVDIGRVGEITAIDTGAIQALLDDGRIPVVSSIARSADDNHVYNVNADTAAAALAAALNAETLMVLTDVEGLYEDWPHSDDVISRLTATELEKLLPSLSSGMVPKMQGCLHAVRNGVETARVIDGRVQHSILLEIFTDEGVGTMVVADAPTRTKGES from the coding sequence ATGAGCACGCCCGCGCGGAAGCACACCGCGCTGCCGAAGGCACAGATCCTGATCGAGGCACTGCCCTGGCTGACCCGGCACAACGGCAAGACCGTCGTCATCAAGTTCGGCGGCAACGCCATGATCGACGAGGAGCTGAAGGCCGCCTTCGCCCAGGACGTCGTCTTCCTGCGCCACGCCGGTCTCAAGCCCGTCGTCGTGCACGGCGGCGGCCCGCAGATCAGCGCCCAGCTCGACAAGCAGGGCCTGGTCAGCGAGTTCAAGGCCGGACTCCGGGTCACCACACCCGAGGCGATGGACGTCGTACGGATGGTGCTCGCCGGACAGGTCCAGCGCGAGCTGGTCGGCCTCCTCAACCAGCACGGCCCGCTCGCCGTCGGCATGACCGGCGAGGACGCCCACACGATCACCGCCGTCCAGCACCGGCCCGTCATCGACGGCGAACTCGTCGACATCGGCCGGGTCGGCGAGATCACCGCGATCGACACCGGCGCCATACAGGCACTCCTGGACGACGGCCGCATTCCGGTCGTCTCCTCCATCGCGCGCTCCGCCGACGACAACCACGTCTACAACGTCAACGCGGACACCGCGGCGGCGGCACTCGCCGCCGCGCTGAACGCCGAGACGCTGATGGTCCTCACCGACGTGGAGGGCCTCTACGAGGACTGGCCGCACAGCGACGACGTGATCAGCCGGCTCACCGCCACCGAGCTGGAGAAGCTGCTGCCCAGCCTGTCGAGCGGCATGGTCCCCAAGATGCAGGGCTGCCTGCACGCCGTACGCAACGGCGTCGAGACCGCCCGCGTCATCGACGGCCGGGTCCAGCACTCGATCCTGCTGGAGATCTTCACCGACGAGGGCGTCGGCACGATGGTCGTGGCCGACGCACCGACCCGTACCAAGGGGGAGTCATGA
- a CDS encoding acetylornithine transaminase codes for MSNEELSKRWQGALMDNYGTPQLPLVRGAGAHVWDAEGTEYLDFVGGIAVNALGHAHPAVVEAVSAQIASLGHVSNLFIAEPPIALAERLLQLFGRTGKVYFSNSGAEANEAAFKIGRLTGRTHMVATDGGFHGRTMGALALTGQPGKREPFVPLPGDVTHVPYGDVEALRTAVTTDTALLIVEPVQGENGVVVPPKGYLEAAREITRATGTLLVLDEVQTGIGRCGYWFEHQAHQGVEPDVVTLAKGLGGGLPIGATVAFGAAAGLLEPGHHGTTFGGNPVACAAGLAVLDTLAADGALDDVKRLGEKIRNGVEGLGHPLVSHVRGCGLLLGIVLTGPLAPKVQQAAQRAGLLVNAPAPDVVRLMPPLIIGDAEVDAFLRVLPGALDAAYGDGRSGA; via the coding sequence ATGAGCAACGAGGAACTCTCGAAGCGCTGGCAGGGCGCGCTGATGGACAACTACGGCACCCCGCAGCTCCCCCTGGTCCGCGGCGCGGGCGCCCACGTCTGGGATGCCGAAGGCACCGAGTACCTCGACTTCGTCGGCGGTATCGCGGTGAACGCGCTGGGCCACGCCCACCCCGCCGTCGTCGAGGCCGTCTCCGCCCAGATCGCGTCACTCGGCCACGTCTCGAACCTCTTCATCGCCGAACCGCCCATCGCCCTCGCCGAGCGGCTGCTCCAGCTCTTCGGCCGGACGGGCAAGGTGTACTTCTCCAACTCCGGCGCCGAGGCCAACGAGGCCGCGTTCAAGATCGGCCGGCTCACCGGGCGCACGCACATGGTCGCCACCGACGGCGGCTTCCACGGCCGGACCATGGGCGCGCTCGCCCTCACCGGCCAGCCCGGGAAGCGGGAGCCGTTCGTCCCGCTGCCCGGGGACGTCACGCATGTGCCCTACGGCGACGTCGAAGCGCTGCGGACCGCGGTGACGACCGACACGGCCCTGCTGATCGTCGAGCCGGTCCAGGGCGAGAACGGCGTCGTCGTCCCGCCCAAGGGCTATCTGGAGGCGGCCCGGGAGATCACCCGGGCCACCGGCACCCTGCTCGTGCTCGACGAGGTGCAGACCGGCATCGGCCGCTGCGGTTACTGGTTCGAGCACCAGGCCCACCAGGGCGTCGAGCCCGACGTCGTCACCCTCGCCAAGGGCCTCGGCGGCGGACTGCCGATCGGCGCCACCGTCGCGTTCGGTGCGGCGGCCGGCCTGCTGGAGCCCGGCCACCACGGCACGACGTTCGGCGGCAACCCGGTCGCCTGCGCGGCCGGACTCGCCGTTCTGGACACGCTCGCGGCCGACGGCGCCCTGGACGACGTGAAGCGTCTCGGCGAGAAGATCAGGAACGGCGTGGAGGGCCTGGGCCACCCCCTGGTCTCCCACGTCCGCGGCTGCGGCCTGCTGCTGGGTATCGTGCTCACCGGACCCCTCGCACCGAAGGTGCAGCAGGCGGCCCAGAGAGCCGGACTCCTGGTCAACGCGCCCGCCCCCGATGTCGTACGGCTCATGCCGCCGCTGATCATCGGCGACGCGGAGGTGGACGCCTTCCTGCGGGTCCTGCCGGGTGCTCTCGACGCGGCATACGGGGACGGACGATCCGGAGCATGA